The genome window TCGAAACTGATGGGCCGTGGGAGGAACGGGGGCGGCTCATCGTCTTTACCACCGCTAGTGGCGACCTGGCCTCGATTCGAACCTCGGAGGTCGATCTCGAGGCCAGCCGCGCGGCCACCGAGGAGGCGTTGGCTCCCGCCGCGGAGGCTGAGCCGGAGGAGGTCGCGGTGCGCGAGGATCCTGTCCTCGTGCTCACCGACGACGACGTGCGCCAGGTCGACCCCAGCGAGTTCATCGAAGACGGAGAGGAAGAGGCCGGCGAAGAGGTGGAAGCCTCGGCGGCCGACCTGGTGGTCACCAGCTGGCAGCAGCTGGAACCGCCGGCCGGTGGCGGCGTGACCATCCAGGGCACGCTGCGCAACAACGGTCAGGCGGTAGCTACCCAAGTGCGCGTCAACGTCACGGTCTTCGACACCGAAGGTGAATCCATGGGGACCGAGGAAGCGGTGCTCACCAGCAACACTATGGGGCCGGGGG of Acidobacteriota bacterium contains these proteins:
- a CDS encoding FxLYD domain-containing protein, whose translation is MTRLLLKLTSFALAVTVLAVPAAADWLVTRDGSRIETDGPWEERGRLIVFTTASGDLASIRTSEVDLEASRAATEEALAPAAEAEPEEVAVREDPVLVLTDDDVRQVDPSEFIEDGEEEAGEEVEASAADLVVTSWQQLEPPAGGGVTIQGTLRNNGQAVATQVRVNVTVFDTEGESMGTEEAVLTSNTMGPGEAINFRALFPDVQTVDQATFAVTNNAFAADSGADEDGEGDDIEPAAVDDEPLEDEPAAE